One genomic segment of Tursiops truncatus isolate mTurTru1 chromosome 11, mTurTru1.mat.Y, whole genome shotgun sequence includes these proteins:
- the RBP5 gene encoding LOW QUALITY PROTEIN: retinol-binding protein 5 (The sequence of the model RefSeq protein was modified relative to this genomic sequence to represent the inferred CDS: substituted 1 base at 1 genomic stop codon), translating to MPPNLTGYYCFVSQKNLESYLQALNINMALRKIAPLLKSDEETDHRGNHVTVKALSTFRNXALEFKVGVELEEDLRITEGRKLQTTVTWEEEQLVCVEKGEVPDWGWRHWLEGDTSYLEMTARDAVHEQVFRKVK from the exons ATGCCTCCCAACCTCACCGGCTACTACTGCTTTGTCTCGCAGAAGAACTTGGAGAGCTACCTGCAAGCTCTAA ACATCAACATGGCTCTGCGGAAGATCGCGCCGCTGCTCAAGTCAGACGAGGAGACTGACCATCGGGGCAACCACGTGACAGTGAAGGCCCTCAGCACCTTCCGAAACTAAGCTCTGGAATTCAAGGTGGGAGTGGAGCTTGAGGAGGACTTGAGGATCACGGAGGGACGGAAGCTCCAG ACCACTGTCACCTGGGAAGAGGAGCAGCTGGTATGTGTAGAGAAAGGGGAGGTCCCTGACTGGGGCTGGAGACACTGGCTGGAGGGAGACACATCGTATCTG GAGATGACTGCAAGGGATGCAGTGCACGAGCAGGTCTTCAGGAAGGTCAAGTAG